One part of the Sciurus carolinensis chromosome 4, mSciCar1.2, whole genome shotgun sequence genome encodes these proteins:
- the Gdf11 gene encoding growth/differentiation factor 11 isoform X1 — MVLAAPLLLGFLLLALELRPRGEAAEGPVAAAAAAAAAAAGAGGERSSRPAPSVAPEPDGCPVCVWRQHSRELRLESIKSQILSKLRLKEAPNISREVVKQLLPKAPPLQQILDLHDFQGDALQPEDFLEEDEYHATTETVISMAQETDPAVQTDGSPLCCHFHFSPKVMFTKVLKAQLWVYLRPVPRPATVYLQILRLKPLTGEGTAGGGGGGRRHIRIRSLKIELHSRSGHWQSIDFKQVLHSWFRQPQSNWGIEINAFDPSGTDLAVTSLGPGAEGLHPFMELRVLENTKRSRRNLGLDCDEHSSESRCCRYPLTVDFEAFGWDWIIAPKRYKANYCSGQCEYMFMQKYPHTHLVQQANPRGSAGPCCTPTKMSPINMLYFNDKQQIIYGKIPGMVVDRCGCS; from the exons aTGGTGCTCGCGGCCCCGCTGCTGCTGGGCTTCCTGCTCCTCGCCCTGGAGCTGCGGCCCCGGGGGGAGGCGGCCGAGGGCCccgtggcggcggcggcggcggcggcggcggcggcggccggggcCGGGGGGGAGCGTTCCAGTCGGCCGGCCCCGTCCGTGGCGCCCGAGCCGGACGGCTGCCCCGTGTGCGTGTGGCGGCAGCATAGCCGTGAGCTGCGCCTGGAGAGCATCAAGTCGCAAATCCTAAGCAAACTGCGGCTCAAGGAGGCGCCCAACATCAGCCGCGAGGTGGTGAAGCAGCTGCTGCCCAAGGCGCCGCCGCTGCAGCAGATCCTGGACCTGCATGACTTCCAGGGCGACGCGCTGCAGCCCGaggacttcctggaggaagacGAGTACCACGCCACCACCGAGACCGTCATTAGCATGGCCCAGGAGA CGGATCCTGCAGTGCAGACAGATGGCAGTCCTCTCTGTTGCCATTTCCACTTCAGCCCCAAGGTGATGTTCACAAAGGTACTGAAGGCACAGCTGTGGGTGTACCTTCGGCCTGTGCCCCGCCCAGCCACAGTCTACCTGCAGATTTTGCGACTGAAACCCCTAACTGGGGAAGGGACCGcagggggagggggtggaggcCGCCGTCACATCCGTATCCGTTCACTCAAGATTGAGCTGCACTCGCGCTCCGGCCACTGGCAGAGCATCGACTTCAAGCAAGTGCTACACAGCTGGTTCCGCCAGCCACAGAGCAACTGGGGCATCGAGATCAACGCCTTTGATCCCAGTGGCACAGACCTGGCTGTCACCTCTCTGGGGCCAGGAGCTGAGGGGCTG CATCCTTTCATGGAGCTTCGAGTCCTAGAGAACACAAAACGGTCCCGGCGGAACCTAGGCCTGGATTGTGATGAGCATTCAAGTGAGTCCCGCTGCTGCAGATATCCCCTCACAGTGGACTTTGAGGCTTTTGGTTGGGACTGGATCATCGCACCTAAGCGCTACAAGGCCAACTACTGCTCCGGCCAGTGCGAGTACATGTTCATGCAAAAGTATCCGCATACTCATTTGGTGCAACAGGCCAATCCAAGAGGCTCTGCTGGGCCCTGCTGCACCCCTACCAAGATGTCCCCAATCAACATGCTCTACTTCAATGACAAACAGCAGATTATCTACGGCAAGATCCCTGGCATGGTGGTGGATCGTTGTGGCTGCTCCTAA
- the Gdf11 gene encoding growth/differentiation factor 11 isoform X2, with protein MVLAAPLLLGFLLLALELRPRGEAAEGPVAAAAAAAAAAAGAGGERSSRPAPSVAPEPDGCPVCVWRQHSRELRLESIKSQILSKLRLKEAPNISREVVKQLLPKAPPLQQILDLHDFQGDALQPEDFLEEDEYHATTETVISMAQETDPAVQTDGSPLCCHFHFSPKVMFTKIELHSRSGHWQSIDFKQVLHSWFRQPQSNWGIEINAFDPSGTDLAVTSLGPGAEGLHPFMELRVLENTKRSRRNLGLDCDEHSSESRCCRYPLTVDFEAFGWDWIIAPKRYKANYCSGQCEYMFMQKYPHTHLVQQANPRGSAGPCCTPTKMSPINMLYFNDKQQIIYGKIPGMVVDRCGCS; from the exons aTGGTGCTCGCGGCCCCGCTGCTGCTGGGCTTCCTGCTCCTCGCCCTGGAGCTGCGGCCCCGGGGGGAGGCGGCCGAGGGCCccgtggcggcggcggcggcggcggcggcggcggcggccggggcCGGGGGGGAGCGTTCCAGTCGGCCGGCCCCGTCCGTGGCGCCCGAGCCGGACGGCTGCCCCGTGTGCGTGTGGCGGCAGCATAGCCGTGAGCTGCGCCTGGAGAGCATCAAGTCGCAAATCCTAAGCAAACTGCGGCTCAAGGAGGCGCCCAACATCAGCCGCGAGGTGGTGAAGCAGCTGCTGCCCAAGGCGCCGCCGCTGCAGCAGATCCTGGACCTGCATGACTTCCAGGGCGACGCGCTGCAGCCCGaggacttcctggaggaagacGAGTACCACGCCACCACCGAGACCGTCATTAGCATGGCCCAGGAGA CGGATCCTGCAGTGCAGACAGATGGCAGTCCTCTCTGTTGCCATTTCCACTTCAGCCCCAAGGTGATGTTCACAAAG ATTGAGCTGCACTCGCGCTCCGGCCACTGGCAGAGCATCGACTTCAAGCAAGTGCTACACAGCTGGTTCCGCCAGCCACAGAGCAACTGGGGCATCGAGATCAACGCCTTTGATCCCAGTGGCACAGACCTGGCTGTCACCTCTCTGGGGCCAGGAGCTGAGGGGCTG CATCCTTTCATGGAGCTTCGAGTCCTAGAGAACACAAAACGGTCCCGGCGGAACCTAGGCCTGGATTGTGATGAGCATTCAAGTGAGTCCCGCTGCTGCAGATATCCCCTCACAGTGGACTTTGAGGCTTTTGGTTGGGACTGGATCATCGCACCTAAGCGCTACAAGGCCAACTACTGCTCCGGCCAGTGCGAGTACATGTTCATGCAAAAGTATCCGCATACTCATTTGGTGCAACAGGCCAATCCAAGAGGCTCTGCTGGGCCCTGCTGCACCCCTACCAAGATGTCCCCAATCAACATGCTCTACTTCAATGACAAACAGCAGATTATCTACGGCAAGATCCCTGGCATGGTGGTGGATCGTTGTGGCTGCTCCTAA